One region of bacterium genomic DNA includes:
- a CDS encoding sugar transferase, which translates to MKRSEIFFDAVLVPLDLVAILVASILTYIIRVSPTLNAIRPALFRFDLPLRQFVFLVAVVGILTIVIFGILGLYSMGSTRRGFEEFTRICAGATLSVATVIGWMFFRAELFQSRFLLVAAWLASILLVTIFRRVVRYIQIRLFEKGVGAHLVVLVGDTVVAEQLKKRFLNEKRIGYKVIAHLRHVDEKKLNALHDKHLIDEIIQCDPYLDEKETFTLMDFCEDYKIEYKYVPNLYSTRTSNVITRTLAGYPLVELRRTPLDGWGRVIKRAFDLFGAILGIILLSPFLALVGFIIAWDSTGPIFFKQKRIGKNKKIFRIVKFRTMISDAEKQKKELMSQNERSGPLFKMRNDPRITRIGRILRKYRIDEVPQLWNVLRNEMSLIGPRPHLPEEIAQYRKEHRRLFTIKPGMTGLAQASGSSELSFEDEATMDTQYIEQWNMKLDLQIFFRTLWKLLWDRTAV; encoded by the coding sequence ATGAAACGTTCAGAAATATTTTTTGACGCAGTCCTCGTACCTTTGGATTTAGTAGCCATTTTGGTGGCAAGTATCTTGACGTATATAATTCGTGTTAGTCCGACTCTAAACGCAATTAGACCGGCGTTGTTTAGATTTGATTTGCCACTTCGTCAATTTGTTTTTCTTGTGGCGGTGGTTGGGATACTGACGATCGTAATTTTTGGTATCCTCGGGCTTTATTCAATGGGGTCGACGCGCCGTGGATTTGAAGAATTTACCAGAATTTGTGCCGGTGCGACGTTGAGTGTCGCGACAGTTATTGGGTGGATGTTTTTTCGTGCGGAATTGTTTCAATCACGGTTTTTGTTAGTGGCCGCTTGGTTGGCCTCAATTTTATTGGTGACAATTTTTAGGCGTGTCGTCAGATATATTCAAATTAGATTGTTTGAAAAAGGCGTTGGGGCTCATTTGGTGGTTTTGGTGGGCGATACTGTCGTTGCTGAACAGCTTAAGAAAAGATTTTTAAATGAAAAAAGAATCGGTTATAAAGTGATCGCTCATTTACGGCACGTCGATGAAAAAAAACTCAATGCTCTTCACGATAAACACCTAATTGATGAGATTATCCAGTGTGATCCATATCTAGATGAGAAAGAAACATTTACGTTAATGGATTTTTGTGAAGATTATAAAATTGAATATAAATATGTGCCAAATTTGTATTCTACGAGAACGTCCAATGTTATAACGCGAACGCTCGCCGGTTATCCGCTTGTAGAGTTGAGACGTACACCGTTGGACGGTTGGGGGCGGGTAATTAAAAGAGCTTTTGATTTGTTTGGCGCGATATTGGGAATAATTTTATTGTCTCCCTTTCTTGCTTTGGTTGGATTTATCATTGCGTGGGATTCTACCGGTCCAATTTTCTTTAAACAAAAAAGGATTGGGAAAAACAAGAAGATATTTCGTATTGTAAAATTTCGAACAATGATCAGTGACGCGGAAAAACAAAAAAAGGAATTGATGTCTCAAAACGAAAGAAGTGGCCCATTATTTAAAATGCGGAACGATCCAAGAATTACTCGTATTGGCAGGATTTTGCGAAAATATCGTATTGATGAAGTGCCACAACTTTGGAACGTGCTTCGAAATGAGATGAGTTTAATTGGTCCGCGTCCACATTTACCCGAGGAAATCGCGCAATACCGCAAAGAACATCGCCGTTTGTTTACAATCAAGCCCGGGATGACCGGCCTCGCTCAAGCCAGTGGAAGTTCGGAGCTTTCTTTTGAAGATGAGGCAACAATGGACACACAGTATATTGAGCAGTGGAATATGAAACTGGATTTGCAAATATTTTTTCGCACGCTTTGGAAATTGTTGTGGGACAGGACGGCCGTCTAA
- a CDS encoding ribonuclease HI family protein, protein MKATIHSDGGSRGNPGPAAIGVVIELPDKKIEIGERIGVATNNVAEYRAIIRGLEEAQKNKATEVECYLDSELVVRQIKGEYRIKDPKMIELASRVFVLRDSFDFIVFYSIPREKNKAADKLVNKALDTN, encoded by the coding sequence ATGAAAGCAACGATTCATTCGGACGGTGGGTCACGTGGCAATCCCGGGCCGGCGGCAATTGGCGTTGTCATTGAACTGCCGGACAAAAAAATTGAAATTGGCGAAAGGATCGGTGTTGCCACCAACAATGTCGCGGAATATCGCGCCATCATTCGCGGTTTGGAAGAAGCACAAAAAAACAAAGCAACGGAAGTAGAGTGTTATTTGGATAGTGAGTTGGTGGTTCGCCAAATAAAAGGGGAGTATAGAATAAAAGATCCTAAGATGATCGAATTGGCCAGTCGGGTTTTTGTTCTAAGAGATTCGTTTGATTTTATTGTTTTTTATTCAATTCCCAGAGAAAAAAACAAGGCGGCGGATAAGTTGGTAAATAAGGCGTTGGACACGAATTAA
- the recJ gene encoding single-stranded-DNA-specific exonuclease RecJ: protein MINKRGWECLVPTDKSCTTEDILSILASNRGLSTLNGEILSPPYEGAFFEANDIPDFRRSIERIIRAKEEKERVAIYGDYDVDGVTSTAILAESFEKIGVSVEAFLPHREYDGYGLNITAVEKIAKVADLLVTIDNGSSAHQAINLAVKRGVDVVVIDHHVISEILPNALVVNPHRTDSKYPFPDLCAAGLAFKFARSLLAHFDREDEAKWLLDLAALGTIADRVPMNGENRHIVKFGLKVLAVTKRLGLIALMARSGIYKNNLDAEALAFKIIPRLNAAGRMQHADLAYTLIRTKDHLEAEKLTLELDALNNSRRAITSDAIEEIKEKLNHVIDLSSVIFVAGNWPIGILGILAGKLADEYGRPAAVVNVGEEISTGSIRGDGLVDIMEILSGTKKILTKYGGHFTAGGFSFLTKNLVLLSQYFNELKFGITNENKVISYDLEIGTSIIDLDFVQALKCLEPHGEGNSKPIFMIRNLEIREMRDIGSAKEHKRFVFYHPDFSNGILAGVAFNWKKEVGLSIGQMTDVLCELKINEFRGNITVDIMLIDMRVSD, encoded by the coding sequence ATGATAAATAAACGAGGGTGGGAGTGTCTTGTACCCACAGATAAAAGTTGTACCACAGAAGACATTTTGAGTATTTTGGCTAGTAATCGTGGCTTGTCGACATTAAATGGGGAAATTCTTTCTCCTCCTTATGAAGGCGCTTTTTTTGAAGCGAACGATATTCCTGATTTTCGCCGGAGTATTGAGCGAATAATTCGTGCAAAAGAAGAAAAGGAGCGAGTTGCAATTTACGGCGATTATGACGTTGATGGTGTTACATCAACGGCGATTCTTGCTGAATCATTTGAAAAAATCGGGGTTAGTGTCGAAGCGTTTCTTCCACATCGCGAGTATGATGGTTATGGATTAAATATTACGGCCGTGGAGAAGATTGCAAAAGTGGCGGATTTATTGGTCACGATCGATAATGGGTCTTCTGCTCATCAAGCAATCAATTTGGCTGTTAAGCGAGGTGTGGATGTTGTTGTAATTGATCACCATGTTATTTCGGAAATTTTACCAAATGCCTTAGTTGTTAATCCACACCGTACCGATAGTAAATACCCATTTCCTGATCTGTGTGCGGCGGGGTTGGCTTTTAAATTTGCGCGTAGCTTACTGGCGCATTTTGATCGAGAAGATGAGGCGAAATGGTTGCTGGATCTGGCCGCTTTAGGAACAATTGCAGACCGAGTACCCATGAACGGGGAAAATCGTCATATTGTGAAATTTGGTCTTAAAGTACTTGCTGTAACAAAACGTTTGGGCTTGATTGCGTTAATGGCACGTTCAGGAATTTATAAGAATAATTTAGATGCCGAAGCTTTGGCTTTCAAAATTATTCCCCGTCTAAATGCGGCCGGAAGAATGCAACATGCTGATCTTGCTTATACTCTAATTAGAACGAAAGATCATCTTGAGGCAGAAAAATTAACTTTAGAATTAGATGCTTTAAACAACAGTCGGCGAGCGATTACTTCTGACGCAATAGAAGAAATTAAGGAAAAATTAAACCATGTCATAGATCTTTCGAGTGTCATTTTTGTGGCAGGTAATTGGCCAATTGGTATTTTAGGTATACTTGCGGGAAAACTGGCTGATGAATATGGTCGTCCAGCCGCAGTTGTAAATGTCGGTGAAGAAATAAGTACGGGCTCTATTCGTGGTGATGGATTAGTCGATATTATGGAAATTCTTTCGGGAACAAAAAAAATTCTCACAAAATATGGCGGACATTTTACGGCTGGCGGTTTTTCATTTTTGACTAAGAACTTAGTGTTGCTCTCACAGTATTTTAATGAATTAAAATTTGGCATAACAAATGAAAATAAAGTAATTTCATACGACCTCGAGATTGGAACATCAATAATTGATTTGGATTTTGTTCAGGCCTTAAAATGTCTTGAACCACACGGAGAAGGAAATAGTAAACCGATATTTATGATCAGGAATTTGGAAATTAGGGAAATGCGAGATATTGGTTCAGCTAAAGAACATAAAAGATTTGTTTTTTACCATCCTGATTTCAGTAATGGCATATTGGCGGGGGTAGCTTTTAATTGGAAGAAAGAGGTTGGTTTATCTATCGGTCAAATGACTGATGTTTTGTGTGAGCTGAAAATAAATGAGTTTAGAGGGAACATTACTGTTGATATTATGCTTATTGATATGCGGGTCTCAGATTAA